A stretch of Triticum aestivum cultivar Chinese Spring chromosome 1D, IWGSC CS RefSeq v2.1, whole genome shotgun sequence DNA encodes these proteins:
- the LOC123180539 gene encoding E3 ubiquitin-protein ligase Siah2 isoform X2, whose amino-acid sequence MAWSIAANTGGSSQQTDGEGAPRPSEDAAAAWGSGRARPTSDAWGTGTRSPVDDAVVETWGTRPSTDARFTDSWASLVTTEPRVTGGTWGPWSSAAQGAGSWRSWPSEAARENWSGWAPERRPSTVPWPSEHAVITNVTVEDARALHCGVCGLPLKPPIFECDLGQAVCSACRGPGYRRCRAMENLVATVRVPCPNAAHGCDATPAYYDMHAHGLACAHAPGTRCPADACEFVGSMAALLDHFTAVHGWTLTTEDGVGKSFDVDLQDGFNVVTTAVRDGGNQLLLLLNVVSHPFGRTIAAVCISPYPAAVESWSSAAASKTVQLELRYSAASHYQESEFNVPFADIADGFPDVSELAQFVVPKSVHSDDHATTLVSAYITIK is encoded by the exons ATGGCGTGGTCCATCGCAGCGAACACAGGCGGCAGCTCACAGCAGACGGACGGAGAGGGGGCACCGCGCCCGTCAGAGGACGCCGCGGCGGCGTGGGGGTCCGGGCGCGCCAGGCCAACTTCCGATGCCTGGGGCACAGGCACCAGGTCGCCGGTGGACGACGCGGTCGTCGAAACCTGGGGAACCAGGCCGTCGACGGATGCCCGGTTCACGGACAGCTGGGCCAGCTTGGTGACAACAGAGCCGCGGGTCACCGGCGGCACTTGGGGCCCCTGGTCATCAGCGGCACAGGGCGCTGGGTCCTGGCGCAGCTGGCCATCGGAGGCGGCGCGGGAGAACTGGAGCGGCTGGGCGCCGGAAAGGCGTCCCTCCACGGTTCCGTGGCCGTCGGAGCACGCGGTGATCACGAACGTGACTGTGGAGGATGCCCGTGCCCTCCACTGCGGCGTCTGCGGCCTCCCACTCAAGCCGCCAATCTTCGAG TGTGACCTGGGGCAGGCGGTGTGCTCGGCGTGCCGCGGCCCTGGCTACCGCCGGTGCCGCGCCATGGAGAACCTGGTGGCGACCGTCCGCGTGCCGTGCCCCAACGCCGCTCACGGCTGCGACGCCACGCCGGCCTACTACGACATGCATGCACACGGACTGGCGTGCGCGCACGCGCCGGGCACGCGCTGCCCCGCGGACGCCTGCGAATTCGTCGGCTCAATGGCAGCGCTCCTGGACCACTTCACCGCCGTGCACGGATGGACGCTCACAACCGAGGACGGCGTCGGGAAGAGCTTCGACGTCGACCTCCAGGACGGCTTCAACGTCGTCACCACGGCCGTCCGTGACGGCGGCAACCAGCTCTTGCTCCTGCTAAACGTTGTGAGCCACCCGTTTGGTCGCACCATCGCTGCGGTCTGCATTAGTCCTTACCCCGCTGCCGTCGAGTCATGGTCGTCGGCTGCTGCATCCAAGACGGTGCAACTCGAGCTCCGCTACTCGGCAGCTAGCCATTACCAAGAATCTGAATTCAATGTTCCTTTCGCCGATATCGCCGATGGATTCCCAGACGTCAGCGAGTTGGCCCAGTTCGTCGTGCCCAAGTCTGTTCATTCAGACGACCATGCTACTACGCTGGTCTCGGCCTATATTACCATCAAATAG
- the LOC123180539 gene encoding uncharacterized protein isoform X1 yields the protein MAWSIAANTGGSSQQTDGEGAPRPSEDAAAAWGSGRARPTSDAWGTGTRSPVDDAVVETWGTRPSTDARFTDSWASLVTTEPRVTGGTWGPWSSAAQGAGSWRSWPSEAARENWSGWAPERRPSTVPWPSEHAVITNVTVEDARALHCGVCGLPLKPPIFEVQHTHTHTSILPSAIDNTFLTWRCFQCDLGQAVCSACRGPGYRRCRAMENLVATVRVPCPNAAHGCDATPAYYDMHAHGLACAHAPGTRCPADACEFVGSMAALLDHFTAVHGWTLTTEDGVGKSFDVDLQDGFNVVTTAVRDGGNQLLLLLNVVSHPFGRTIAAVCISPYPAAVESWSSAAASKTVQLELRYSAASHYQESEFNVPFADIADGFPDVSELAQFVVPKSVHSDDHATTLVSAYITIK from the coding sequence ATGGCGTGGTCCATCGCAGCGAACACAGGCGGCAGCTCACAGCAGACGGACGGAGAGGGGGCACCGCGCCCGTCAGAGGACGCCGCGGCGGCGTGGGGGTCCGGGCGCGCCAGGCCAACTTCCGATGCCTGGGGCACAGGCACCAGGTCGCCGGTGGACGACGCGGTCGTCGAAACCTGGGGAACCAGGCCGTCGACGGATGCCCGGTTCACGGACAGCTGGGCCAGCTTGGTGACAACAGAGCCGCGGGTCACCGGCGGCACTTGGGGCCCCTGGTCATCAGCGGCACAGGGCGCTGGGTCCTGGCGCAGCTGGCCATCGGAGGCGGCGCGGGAGAACTGGAGCGGCTGGGCGCCGGAAAGGCGTCCCTCCACGGTTCCGTGGCCGTCGGAGCACGCGGTGATCACGAACGTGACTGTGGAGGATGCCCGTGCCCTCCACTGCGGCGTCTGCGGCCTCCCACTCAAGCCGCCAATCTTCGAGGTACAACATACACATACGCACACGTCCATCCTTCCCTCAGCCATAGACAACACGTTTCTTACATGGAGATGCTTTCAGTGTGACCTGGGGCAGGCGGTGTGCTCGGCGTGCCGCGGCCCTGGCTACCGCCGGTGCCGCGCCATGGAGAACCTGGTGGCGACCGTCCGCGTGCCGTGCCCCAACGCCGCTCACGGCTGCGACGCCACGCCGGCCTACTACGACATGCATGCACACGGACTGGCGTGCGCGCACGCGCCGGGCACGCGCTGCCCCGCGGACGCCTGCGAATTCGTCGGCTCAATGGCAGCGCTCCTGGACCACTTCACCGCCGTGCACGGATGGACGCTCACAACCGAGGACGGCGTCGGGAAGAGCTTCGACGTCGACCTCCAGGACGGCTTCAACGTCGTCACCACGGCCGTCCGTGACGGCGGCAACCAGCTCTTGCTCCTGCTAAACGTTGTGAGCCACCCGTTTGGTCGCACCATCGCTGCGGTCTGCATTAGTCCTTACCCCGCTGCCGTCGAGTCATGGTCGTCGGCTGCTGCATCCAAGACGGTGCAACTCGAGCTCCGCTACTCGGCAGCTAGCCATTACCAAGAATCTGAATTCAATGTTCCTTTCGCCGATATCGCCGATGGATTCCCAGACGTCAGCGAGTTGGCCCAGTTCGTCGTGCCCAAGTCTGTTCATTCAGACGACCATGCTACTACGCTGGTCTCGGCCTATATTACCATCAAATAG
- the LOC123180541 gene encoding villin-1 isoform X1, whose protein sequence is MSTMKGVDGEFLGVGDKAGLDIWCIMGTNVVPIAKSLHGKFYTGNCYIILHTAEVKSGTRRHNVHYWIGEEAKEEDCLMASDKAIELDAALGSHAIQCRETQGEESDKFLSYFKPCIIPVQGSFSSHWRRSGDECDGTTMFRCEGEHVARLREVPFSRSSLDHKAAFIVDTPSKIFLFSGCNSCIQTRAMALDVIKHLRENRHCGRCEIGIIEDGKLASDSDAGEFWNLFGGYAPIPRDVPDAANGGPMTTSPKKLFWINKRILVPMETHVLEREMLKSDRSYILDCGTEIFLWIGMTTLVSEKKTSATALEEYVHLQGRSSIGRTVIMTEGHEIVDFKLHFQHWPKNVVQKLYEAGRQKVAAIFKHQGYDVAEIPDDKPRQLISSNGCLKVWLVDRGCVTLLCTEEQEQLYNGDCYIIQYSYAEDGKDYHLFLAWFGQDSVQEDRVATVSLMSSMADSVKGRAVVGQVLEGREPELFFLVFKSLIIFKGGRSTAYKNSILQKSNRTEQYQKDGAALFRVQGLRPDCIQAIQVHLAASSLNSSHCYILQDGASFFTWLGSLSSPSDHVLLDRMMDKLCPLKQSLLVREGSEPDRFWTTLGGRSEYSKEKCVKGWPTDPHLYTCTFQQCLFKAKEVFSFSQDDLATEETLILDCGEEIFVWVGLHSGVTSKEHALDFGKMFLQAGIARDGPRSINDTTVYAVAEGDEPAFFTSFFNWDSSKQAAAMLGNSFERKLAMLKGLSPKMETPDRSLRKSSSRRQEISSEPTTPEQQQQQPAAARRTFGSASAGRTARERLPPPSSAASASPATPSWSLKSRASSSPSTPATARRLFPSSSLHAPGTAAAHLPSPTAIGSPGRRR, encoded by the exons ATGTCGACAATGAAGGGCGTCGACGGCGAGTTCCTCGGCGTCGGCGACAAGGC AGGGCTGGATATCTGGTGTATTATGGGCACCAATGTAGTCCCAATTGCAAAATCCTTGCATGGCAAGTTCTACACTGGGAACTGCTATATCATACTCCAT ACAGCTGAAGTCAAGAGCGGAACTCGAAGGCATAATGTGCATTACTGGATAGGGGAGGAGGCCaaagag GAAGATTGTTTGATGGCCTCTGACAAGGCCATTGAGTTGGATGCGGCGCTGGGCTCTCACGCGATCCAGTGCAGGGAAACACAGGGCGAAGAATCCGACAAGTTCTTGTCATACTTCAAACCATGCATCATCCCTGTACAAGGTAGCTTCTCTTCGCACTGGAGAAGATCTGGGGATGAATGCGACGGGACCACGATGTTTCGGTGCGAAGGAGAGCATGTAGCTCGTCTAAGAGAA GTTCCATTTTCGCGGTCCTCTCTGGATCATAAGGCGGCATTTATAGTGGACACACCATCCAAGATTTTCCTTTTCAGCGGTTGTAATTCTTGCATACAAACAAGGGCTATGGCACTAGATGTCATAAAGCATCTGAGAGAAAACCGACACTGCGGCAGATGTGAGATCGGGATAATAG AGGATGGAAAGCTTGCTAGTGATTCAGATGCTGGTGAGTTTTGGAACCTCTTTGGAGGCTATGCGCCTATTCCTCGTGATGTACCAGACGCAGCCAATGGGGGACCGATGACTACCTCACCCAAGAAACTTTTTTG GATTAACAAGAGAATCCTTGTTCCCATGGAGACACACGTTTTAGAAAGAGAAATGCTGAAGTCCGACAGAAGTTACATACTGGACTGTGGAACTGAAATATTCTTGTGGATAGGGATGACAACACTAGTTTCAGAGAAGAAGACATCTGCTACCGCATTAGAG GAGTACGTACACTTACAAGGCAGATCATCAATTGGCCGCACTGTTATAATGACTGAAGGTCATGAAATTGTCGATTTTAAGCTGCATTTTCAGCATTGGCCTAAGAATGTTGTGCAGAAGTTGTACGAGGCAGGGCGGCAGAAAGTGGCAG CAATTTTCAAGCATCAGGGATATGATGTTGCAGAAATTCCAGATGATAAACCTCGGCAGCTCATCAGTAGTAATGGTTGTCTGAAG GTTTGGCTGGTGGACCGTGGTTGTGTAACACTCCTTTGCACCGAGGAGCAGGAGCAACTTTACAACGGAGATTGCTATATCATACAGTACAGCTACGCTGAAGATGGAAAAGATTATCATCTGTTCCTTGCTTGGTTTGGACAAGATAGTGTACAG GAAGATAGAGTTGCCACAGTTTCATTGATGTCAAGCATGGCTGATTCAGTCAAAGGACGTGCAGTTGTG GGGCAAGTGCTTGAGGGCAGAGAACCAGAGTTGTTTTTCCTAGTATTCAAGTCATTGATCATATTCAAG GGTGGCAGGAGTACTGCATATAAGAACTCTATTCTGCAGAAAAGCAATAGAACTGAACAGTACCAGAAAGATGGGGCTGCATTATTCCGGGTTCAAGGGCTGAGACCTGATTGCATACAAGCCATTCAGGTTCATCTG GCCGCAAGTTCGCTTAATTCGTCACACTGTTACATTTTGCAAGACGGCGCTTCTTTCTTTACGTGGCTAGGAAGTCTTTCTTCACCCAGTGACCATGTTCTACTTGATAGAATGATGGATAAGTTGTGT CCACTGAAGCAATCATTGTTAGTAAGAGAAGGTTCTGAACCTGACCGTTTCTGGACAACATTAGGAGGAAGATCAGAATACTCCAAAGAAAAGTGTGTCAAGGGTTGGCCAACAGATCCACATCTGTATACGTGTACTTTTCAACAAT GTCTGTTCAAG GCAAAGGAGGTATTCAGCTTCTCGCAGGATGATCTGGCAACTGAGGAGACGTTGATACTGGACTGCGGCGAAGAAATCTTCGTCTGGGTTGGACTTCACTCAGGTGTCACGTCCAAGGAGCACGCCCTCGACTTCGGCAAG ATGTTCCTTCAGGCAGGCATTGCTCGGGATGGACCACGGTCGATCAATGACACAACCGTGTATGCTGTCGCGGAAGGGGATGAACCTGCATTTTTCACCAgcttcttcaactgggatagctCAAAACAAGCTGCAGCT ATGCTGGGCAACTCATTTGAGAGGAAGCTGGCAATGCTGAAAGGGCTTTCACCAAAAATGGAG ACACCGGACAGGAGCTTGCGCAAGTCTTCGTCGCGAAGACAGGAGATATCGTCAGAGCCAACAacaccggagcagcagcagcagcagccggcggcggcgaggaggacgttTGGGTCTGCCTCTGCCGGGAGGACCGCTAGGGAGAGACTGCCGCCACCTTCATCCGCAGCGTCGGCGTCGCCGGCAACACCATCCTGGTCTCTCAAGAGCCgcgcgtcgtcgtcgccgtcgacgCCAGCAACGGCGCGGCGGCTCTTCCCTTCCTCCTCGCTGCACGCGCCGGGGACAGCGGCCGCACATCTCCCCTCCCCTACGGCCATAGGGAGTCCTGGTCGACGACGGTGA
- the LOC123180541 gene encoding villin-1 isoform X2: MSTMKGVDGEFLGVGDKAGLDIWCIMGTNVVPIAKSLHGKFYTGNCYIILHTAEVKSGTRRHNVHYWIGEEAKEEDCLMASDKAIELDAALGSHAIQCRETQGEESDKFLSYFKPCIIPVQGSFSSHWRRSGDECDGTTMFRCEGEHVARLREVPFSRSSLDHKAAFIVDTPSKIFLFSGCNSCIQTRAMALDVIKHLRENRHCGRCEIGIIEDGKLASDSDAGEFWNLFGGYAPIPRDVPDAANGGPMTTSPKKLFWINKRILVPMETHVLEREMLKSDRSYILDCGTEIFLWIGMTTLVSEKKTSATALEEYVHLQGRSSIGRTVIMTEGHEIVDFKLHFQHWPKNVVQKLYEAGRQKVAAIFKHQGYDVAEIPDDKPRQLISSNGCLKVWLVDRGCVTLLCTEEQEQLYNGDCYIIQYSYAEDGKDYHLFLAWFGQDSVQEDRVATVSLMSSMADSVKGRAVVGQVLEGREPELFFLVFKSLIIFKGGRSTAYKNSILQKSNRTEQYQKDGAALFRVQGLRPDCIQAIQVHLAASSLNSSHCYILQDGASFFTWLGSLSSPSDHVLLDRMMDKLCPLKQSLLVREGSEPDRFWTTLGGRSEYSKEKCVKGWPTDPHLYTCTFQQCLFKAKEVFSFSQDDLATEETLILDCGEEIFVWVGLHSGVTSKEHALDFGKMFLQAGIARDGPRSINDTTVYAVAEGDEPAFFTSFFNWDSSKQAAAMLGNSFERKLAMLKGLSPKMEVIVYYLISLISFKTTCLNSKNLPED; this comes from the exons ATGTCGACAATGAAGGGCGTCGACGGCGAGTTCCTCGGCGTCGGCGACAAGGC AGGGCTGGATATCTGGTGTATTATGGGCACCAATGTAGTCCCAATTGCAAAATCCTTGCATGGCAAGTTCTACACTGGGAACTGCTATATCATACTCCAT ACAGCTGAAGTCAAGAGCGGAACTCGAAGGCATAATGTGCATTACTGGATAGGGGAGGAGGCCaaagag GAAGATTGTTTGATGGCCTCTGACAAGGCCATTGAGTTGGATGCGGCGCTGGGCTCTCACGCGATCCAGTGCAGGGAAACACAGGGCGAAGAATCCGACAAGTTCTTGTCATACTTCAAACCATGCATCATCCCTGTACAAGGTAGCTTCTCTTCGCACTGGAGAAGATCTGGGGATGAATGCGACGGGACCACGATGTTTCGGTGCGAAGGAGAGCATGTAGCTCGTCTAAGAGAA GTTCCATTTTCGCGGTCCTCTCTGGATCATAAGGCGGCATTTATAGTGGACACACCATCCAAGATTTTCCTTTTCAGCGGTTGTAATTCTTGCATACAAACAAGGGCTATGGCACTAGATGTCATAAAGCATCTGAGAGAAAACCGACACTGCGGCAGATGTGAGATCGGGATAATAG AGGATGGAAAGCTTGCTAGTGATTCAGATGCTGGTGAGTTTTGGAACCTCTTTGGAGGCTATGCGCCTATTCCTCGTGATGTACCAGACGCAGCCAATGGGGGACCGATGACTACCTCACCCAAGAAACTTTTTTG GATTAACAAGAGAATCCTTGTTCCCATGGAGACACACGTTTTAGAAAGAGAAATGCTGAAGTCCGACAGAAGTTACATACTGGACTGTGGAACTGAAATATTCTTGTGGATAGGGATGACAACACTAGTTTCAGAGAAGAAGACATCTGCTACCGCATTAGAG GAGTACGTACACTTACAAGGCAGATCATCAATTGGCCGCACTGTTATAATGACTGAAGGTCATGAAATTGTCGATTTTAAGCTGCATTTTCAGCATTGGCCTAAGAATGTTGTGCAGAAGTTGTACGAGGCAGGGCGGCAGAAAGTGGCAG CAATTTTCAAGCATCAGGGATATGATGTTGCAGAAATTCCAGATGATAAACCTCGGCAGCTCATCAGTAGTAATGGTTGTCTGAAG GTTTGGCTGGTGGACCGTGGTTGTGTAACACTCCTTTGCACCGAGGAGCAGGAGCAACTTTACAACGGAGATTGCTATATCATACAGTACAGCTACGCTGAAGATGGAAAAGATTATCATCTGTTCCTTGCTTGGTTTGGACAAGATAGTGTACAG GAAGATAGAGTTGCCACAGTTTCATTGATGTCAAGCATGGCTGATTCAGTCAAAGGACGTGCAGTTGTG GGGCAAGTGCTTGAGGGCAGAGAACCAGAGTTGTTTTTCCTAGTATTCAAGTCATTGATCATATTCAAG GGTGGCAGGAGTACTGCATATAAGAACTCTATTCTGCAGAAAAGCAATAGAACTGAACAGTACCAGAAAGATGGGGCTGCATTATTCCGGGTTCAAGGGCTGAGACCTGATTGCATACAAGCCATTCAGGTTCATCTG GCCGCAAGTTCGCTTAATTCGTCACACTGTTACATTTTGCAAGACGGCGCTTCTTTCTTTACGTGGCTAGGAAGTCTTTCTTCACCCAGTGACCATGTTCTACTTGATAGAATGATGGATAAGTTGTGT CCACTGAAGCAATCATTGTTAGTAAGAGAAGGTTCTGAACCTGACCGTTTCTGGACAACATTAGGAGGAAGATCAGAATACTCCAAAGAAAAGTGTGTCAAGGGTTGGCCAACAGATCCACATCTGTATACGTGTACTTTTCAACAAT GTCTGTTCAAG GCAAAGGAGGTATTCAGCTTCTCGCAGGATGATCTGGCAACTGAGGAGACGTTGATACTGGACTGCGGCGAAGAAATCTTCGTCTGGGTTGGACTTCACTCAGGTGTCACGTCCAAGGAGCACGCCCTCGACTTCGGCAAG ATGTTCCTTCAGGCAGGCATTGCTCGGGATGGACCACGGTCGATCAATGACACAACCGTGTATGCTGTCGCGGAAGGGGATGAACCTGCATTTTTCACCAgcttcttcaactgggatagctCAAAACAAGCTGCAGCT ATGCTGGGCAACTCATTTGAGAGGAAGCTGGCAATGCTGAAAGGGCTTTCACCAAAAATGGAGGTTATAGTTTATTACCTTATCTCACTAATTTCCTTCAAAACAACCTGTCTCAACAGTAAAAATTTGCCTGAAGACTAA